In Shouchella patagoniensis, the following are encoded in one genomic region:
- a CDS encoding ATP-dependent Clp protease proteolytic subunit: MSIPIPYVMEQTKNGERSYDIYSRLLKDRIVFIGTEINDTLANSVTAQLLFLASEDPDKDISIYINSPGGSISAGFSILDTLTYIKPDIQTICTGMAASFAAVLLVAGTKGKRFALPHAEVMIHQPLGGMKGQATDMDIYARRILQQRKELNQFLAKHTGQSVEKIAIDSERDFFMTATEAQTYGMVDSILVRK; this comes from the coding sequence ATGTCGATACCAATACCTTACGTGATGGAACAGACAAAGAATGGCGAACGAAGTTATGACATTTATTCGCGTTTATTAAAAGATCGAATTGTTTTTATCGGTACTGAAATTAATGACACACTCGCAAATAGCGTTACTGCCCAGTTGCTTTTTCTTGCTTCAGAAGATCCTGATAAAGACATTTCGATTTACATTAATAGTCCAGGCGGCTCAATATCTGCAGGCTTTTCTATTCTCGATACACTTACTTACATTAAACCTGACATCCAAACCATATGCACAGGAATGGCCGCTTCATTTGCTGCAGTATTACTTGTAGCAGGGACAAAGGGGAAACGTTTTGCACTTCCCCACGCAGAAGTAATGATCCATCAGCCCCTCGGTGGAATGAAGGGTCAGGCAACCGATATGGATATTTACGCAAGGCGTATTCTGCAACAACGCAAAGAGTTAAATCAATTCCTTGCTAAACATACAGGACAGTCTGTTGAGAAAATCGCAATAGATAGCGAGCGTGATTTTTTCATGACTGCCACTGAAGCTCAAACGTACGGGATGGTTGATTCCATTTTAGTTCGCAAGTGA
- a CDS encoding RNA polymerase sigma factor, translating to MKKKLISDFQKEWNRSALIIKRHCLYLARDRFAADDLFHDTWLRAYSHWEKQPVNKIKLTSTYFTRIAKHAFIDQYRKANDTTILYAEQINPTRNTSTELTYLIEPLMQHLTKKQLVIFLLADVFKWKLNDIAEAMSTTVGSIKAALFRARQNISKNVRQHIDKKCTLTNEDALHVQLVAAALSSENASLLIQLINNTATTVTLYNQNSHMLSPRARVA from the coding sequence ATGAAGAAAAAACTTATTAGTGACTTTCAAAAAGAATGGAATCGTTCAGCACTGATAATTAAAAGGCATTGTCTTTATCTAGCAAGAGATCGATTTGCCGCAGATGATTTGTTTCATGATACGTGGCTACGCGCTTATTCTCATTGGGAAAAACAGCCAGTAAACAAAATAAAGCTAACAAGTACTTATTTCACACGAATTGCCAAACATGCCTTTATTGATCAATACAGAAAGGCGAATGACACCACCATACTTTATGCAGAACAAATAAACCCTACCAGAAATACAAGTACTGAACTAACGTACCTCATTGAACCTCTCATGCAACACCTCACAAAAAAACAACTTGTTATCTTTTTGTTGGCAGATGTCTTCAAATGGAAATTAAATGATATTGCTGAAGCAATGAGTACAACGGTCGGTTCAATCAAAGCAGCCCTCTTTCGTGCCCGTCAAAACATCAGCAAAAATGTCAGGCAACACATTGACAAAAAATGTACTTTAACCAATGAAGATGCCCTCCATGTGCAACTTGTCGCAGCAGCTCTATCTAGTGAAAACGCATCGTTGCTTATTCAACTCATTAACAACACTGCAACAACAGTCACTTTGTATAACCAAAATAGCCACATGCTCTCACCTCGAGCACGTGTAGCTTAA